One window from the genome of Candidatus Didemnitutus sp. encodes:
- a CDS encoding amino acid permease, whose translation MSLFRTKPIADLQKEAGAEHGYKRTLGPISLISLGIGSVVGAGIFVQTGQAAALYGGPAIALSFIVSGIACLFAGLCYAELAAMIPVSGSAYTYTYGSLGEILAWVVGWCLILEYLFSGAAVAVSWSGATRDILNEFHLALPASLASAPLDVDPDRTIPINLGFFTFQLQTLKTTGALINIPAVFISLLLTYILYIGIKESAGFNNLMVVIKVGVLLALVGYGIYYFFGHPEIPRANWHPFIPENTGTFGEYGWSGIFRGAGAIFFAYVGFDCVSSAAQETKNPQRDLPIGLLGTLLIVSFLFISVSLVLTGMVHYSKLNVDAPFIYALQQIQAPAIFRYLIEAATLAGLTSVILVSLLGQPRIFYSMARDGLLPSYFAKIHPKYGTPHVTTWITGISCAIIAGLFPLNLLGELISIGTLLAFSLVCAGVWVLRETRPDLPRSFRTPLVPLVPILGIATCVFQMFSLPAITWLNLIIWMAIGFAVYFGYSRKNSLLAKN comes from the coding sequence ATGAGTCTCTTCCGCACGAAACCCATCGCCGATCTCCAGAAGGAGGCCGGCGCCGAGCACGGCTACAAACGCACGCTCGGCCCCATCAGCCTCATCTCGCTCGGCATCGGCTCCGTCGTCGGCGCCGGCATCTTCGTGCAAACCGGTCAGGCCGCCGCGCTCTATGGCGGCCCGGCCATCGCCCTCTCGTTCATCGTCTCCGGCATCGCCTGCCTCTTCGCCGGCCTCTGCTACGCCGAGCTCGCGGCGATGATCCCCGTCTCCGGCAGCGCCTACACCTACACCTACGGCAGCCTTGGCGAAATCCTCGCGTGGGTCGTCGGCTGGTGCCTCATCCTCGAATACCTTTTCTCCGGCGCCGCCGTCGCCGTGAGCTGGTCCGGTGCGACGCGCGACATCCTCAACGAATTCCACCTCGCCCTGCCCGCCTCGCTCGCCAGCGCGCCGCTCGACGTCGATCCCGACCGCACCATCCCGATCAACCTCGGGTTCTTCACCTTCCAGCTGCAAACGCTCAAGACCACCGGCGCGCTGATCAACATCCCGGCCGTCTTCATTTCGCTCCTGCTGACCTACATTCTCTACATCGGCATCAAGGAGTCCGCCGGCTTCAACAACCTCATGGTCGTGATCAAGGTCGGCGTGCTCCTCGCGCTCGTCGGCTACGGCATCTATTATTTCTTCGGCCACCCCGAAATCCCGCGCGCGAACTGGCACCCTTTCATTCCGGAAAACACCGGCACCTTCGGCGAATACGGCTGGAGCGGCATCTTCCGCGGCGCCGGCGCGATCTTCTTCGCCTACGTCGGCTTCGACTGCGTCTCCTCCGCCGCGCAGGAAACGAAGAACCCGCAGCGCGACCTGCCCATCGGTCTCCTCGGCACGCTGCTCATCGTTTCGTTCCTCTTCATCTCCGTGTCGCTCGTGCTCACCGGCATGGTCCATTACTCGAAGCTGAACGTCGACGCGCCCTTCATCTACGCCCTCCAGCAAATCCAGGCGCCCGCGATCTTCCGCTACCTCATCGAGGCCGCCACGCTCGCCGGTCTGACGTCCGTCATCCTCGTCTCGTTGCTCGGCCAGCCGCGCATCTTCTACTCGATGGCGCGCGATGGCCTGCTGCCGTCCTACTTCGCGAAGATTCACCCGAAATACGGCACACCGCACGTCACGACGTGGATCACCGGCATCTCCTGCGCGATCATCGCCGGTTTGTTCCCGCTCAACCTCCTCGGCGAACTCATCTCCATCGGCACCCTGCTCGCCTTCTCGCTCGTCTGCGCGGGCGTCTGGGTCTTGCGCGAAACGCGCCCCGACCTGCCGCGCTCCTTCAGGACACCGCTTGTCCCGCTCGTGCCGATCCTCGGCATCGCGACGTGCGTCTTCCAGATGTTCTCCCTGCCCGCCATCACCTGGCTGAACCTCATCATCTGGATGGCGATCGGTTTCGCCGTCTACTTCGGCTACAGCCGCAAAAACAGCCTGCTCGCGAAGAACTGA
- the hemB gene encoding porphobilinogen synthase codes for MQNEPKLVLTHRPRRLRRFASRRAMVEETVLRPADLIAPLFVVDGSPAPEEISSMPGVFRLSIADLVKECAETYALGVPAVALFPKLDSKLKDENGTEALNPQTLILRAVREVKKAVPELSIITDVALDPYTSHGHDGVLNAEKDNVDNDRTVAILAKMAVMQAEAGVDFVAPSDMMDGRVGAIRKALDVAGYTDTAIMAYSVKYNSAYYGPFREAVGSAQAAGTRLLSKATYQMNPANRREAIREMQLDVAEGADVVMVKPAGAYLDVIRDVRNNTRTPVAAYQVSGEYSQIHAAARLGWLDLPRTRHESLLAIKRAGADMILTYFAKDIAKAYKG; via the coding sequence ATGCAAAACGAACCGAAGCTCGTGCTCACGCACCGTCCGCGCCGTCTCCGCCGTTTCGCCAGCCGCCGCGCGATGGTCGAGGAAACCGTCCTGCGCCCCGCCGACCTGATCGCCCCGCTGTTCGTGGTCGACGGTTCGCCGGCGCCGGAGGAAATTTCGTCCATGCCGGGCGTGTTTCGCCTGAGCATCGCCGACCTCGTGAAGGAGTGCGCGGAAACCTACGCCCTCGGCGTGCCCGCTGTGGCGCTGTTCCCGAAGCTCGATTCGAAGCTGAAGGACGAGAACGGCACCGAGGCGCTCAATCCGCAGACGCTCATCCTCCGCGCCGTGCGCGAAGTGAAAAAGGCCGTGCCGGAACTTTCGATCATCACCGACGTCGCGCTCGATCCTTACACGAGCCACGGCCACGACGGCGTGCTGAATGCCGAGAAGGACAACGTCGATAACGACCGCACCGTCGCGATCCTCGCCAAGATGGCGGTGATGCAGGCCGAGGCGGGCGTGGATTTCGTGGCTCCCTCCGACATGATGGACGGCCGTGTGGGCGCGATCCGCAAGGCGCTCGATGTCGCCGGCTACACCGACACGGCGATCATGGCCTACTCGGTGAAATACAATTCGGCCTACTACGGGCCGTTCCGCGAGGCGGTCGGCAGCGCGCAGGCGGCGGGCACGCGTCTGCTCAGCAAAGCAACTTACCAGATGAATCCCGCCAACCGGCGCGAAGCCATCCGCGAGATGCAACTCGACGTGGCCGAAGGCGCGGACGTCGTCATGGTGAAACCCGCCGGCGCCTACCTCGACGTCATCCGCGACGTGCGCAACAACACGCGCACGCCGGTCGCCGCGTATCAGGTTTCGGGCGAGTATTCGCAGATCCACGCCGCGGCGCGCCTCGGCTGGCTCGACCTGCCGCGCACGCGTCACGAATCGTTGCTCGCGATCAAGCGCGCTGGTGCGGACATGATTCTGACGTATTTCGCGAAGGACATCGCGAAGGCGTATAAGGGTTGA
- the cysS gene encoding cysteine--tRNA ligase, with translation MPIRLYDSLSRQLKPLAPSHADGVFRFYNCGPTVYAPAHIGNFRTFVVNDVLRRLLDLEFGPAKVKHVRNLTDVDDKTIRRSREERRPLEEVTQQWTDKFHADCDALNCLRPHVEPTATGHIQEQIDMIDVLMKKGNAYRAPDGSVYFKVNSFDGYGKLSRVKERELQVGSALAGKSQAVDADEKEDATDFALWKAHKADDGVNSWNSPWGTGRPGWHIECSAMSKKHLGDTIDLHTGGVDLLFPHHENEIAQSECCNGTQFSRHWYHSEHLLVDGKKMSKSLGNLYTLDDLKAKGVSPLALRYALIAGHPRKQLNFTLESLHAAESALKKLQVIVTVFHDPKYRVSGNGAPSRLVEVLELLRDDLNTPGALGALFKLGHEISCGIGGGPTDADVATLDQILGVLGFEATKLNQLAAAPKAEAPAEIVALAEKRWAAKAAKDFAAADTLRKELTAAGWSMLDRKDGYSLEPLKK, from the coding sequence ATGCCCATCCGCCTCTACGACTCCCTGTCCCGCCAGTTGAAGCCCCTCGCTCCGTCGCATGCCGACGGCGTCTTCCGCTTCTACAACTGCGGCCCCACAGTCTACGCCCCGGCGCACATCGGCAATTTCCGCACCTTCGTCGTCAACGACGTCCTCCGCCGCCTGCTCGACCTCGAGTTCGGCCCAGCCAAGGTGAAACACGTCCGCAACCTCACCGACGTCGACGACAAGACCATCCGCCGCTCCCGCGAGGAGCGCCGCCCGCTCGAGGAGGTCACGCAGCAGTGGACCGATAAATTTCACGCCGACTGCGACGCGCTGAACTGCCTGCGCCCGCACGTCGAGCCGACCGCCACCGGCCACATTCAGGAGCAAATCGACATGATCGACGTGCTCATGAAAAAGGGTAACGCCTACCGCGCTCCCGACGGCTCCGTCTATTTCAAGGTCAACTCCTTCGACGGCTACGGCAAACTCTCGCGCGTAAAGGAGCGCGAACTCCAGGTCGGCTCCGCGCTCGCCGGCAAATCGCAGGCCGTCGACGCCGATGAAAAGGAAGACGCCACCGACTTCGCCCTCTGGAAAGCCCACAAGGCCGACGACGGCGTCAACTCCTGGAACAGCCCGTGGGGCACCGGCCGCCCCGGCTGGCACATCGAGTGCAGCGCGATGAGCAAGAAACATCTCGGCGACACGATCGACCTCCACACCGGCGGCGTCGACCTGCTCTTCCCGCACCACGAAAACGAAATCGCCCAGAGCGAGTGCTGCAACGGCACGCAGTTCTCGCGGCACTGGTATCACAGCGAGCACCTGCTGGTGGACGGCAAGAAGATGTCCAAATCGCTCGGCAACCTCTACACGCTCGACGACCTCAAGGCGAAGGGCGTCAGCCCGCTCGCGCTCCGCTACGCGCTCATCGCCGGTCACCCGCGCAAGCAACTCAACTTCACCCTCGAGTCGCTCCACGCCGCCGAGAGCGCGCTGAAAAAACTCCAAGTCATCGTCACCGTCTTCCACGACCCGAAATATCGCGTCTCGGGCAACGGCGCCCCCAGCCGCCTCGTCGAAGTCCTCGAACTCCTCCGCGACGACCTCAACACGCCCGGCGCCCTCGGCGCGCTCTTCAAACTCGGCCACGAAATCAGCTGCGGCATCGGCGGCGGCCCGACCGATGCCGACGTCGCCACCCTCGACCAGATCCTCGGCGTGCTGGGCTTCGAAGCCACCAAACTCAACCAACTCGCCGCCGCACCGAAAGCCGAAGCCCCCGCCGAAATCGTCGCCCTCGCCGAAAAACGCTGGGCCGCGAAAGCCGCGAAAGACTTCGCCGCCGCCGACACGCTCCGCAAGGAGCTGACCGCCGCTGGCTGGTCCATGCTCGACCGCAAAGACGGCTACAGCCTCGAGCCGCTGAAGAAGTGA
- the tsaA gene encoding tRNA (N6-threonylcarbamoyladenosine(37)-N6)-methyltransferase TrmO: protein MLRRNCGVTELRPIAVLRTPFAEKFGVPRQSGLVPAAEGRVEFLPEFAAPEFVRGLENFSHIWLITGFHCNPPWDGSATVRPPRLGGNERVGVFASRSPSRPNGLGLSLVELRAIEPGALRVAGIDAVDGTPVYDVKPYLPWCEAKPDARSDWAKDAPTVRAANEVVIPEEIAARLPEGVVTLVRQLLALDLQPAYHAAGADRVYGMTVAGWNIRWRATAERIEVVEAKPKN from the coding sequence ATTTTGCGGCGCAACTGCGGCGTGACCGAGCTCCGTCCCATCGCTGTGTTGCGCACGCCTTTCGCCGAGAAATTCGGCGTGCCGCGCCAGTCCGGGCTCGTGCCGGCAGCGGAGGGACGCGTGGAGTTTTTGCCGGAGTTCGCCGCGCCGGAGTTCGTGCGGGGATTGGAGAATTTCTCACATATCTGGCTGATCACGGGCTTCCACTGCAATCCGCCGTGGGACGGGTCTGCGACCGTGCGCCCGCCACGGCTCGGCGGCAACGAGCGCGTCGGCGTCTTTGCGTCGCGGTCGCCATCGCGGCCGAACGGCCTCGGGCTGTCGCTGGTCGAGCTGCGCGCGATCGAGCCGGGAGCGTTGCGCGTGGCGGGCATCGATGCGGTGGACGGCACGCCGGTCTACGACGTGAAACCGTATTTGCCGTGGTGCGAGGCGAAGCCGGACGCGCGCTCGGATTGGGCGAAGGATGCGCCGACGGTGCGCGCGGCGAATGAGGTGGTGATTCCTGAGGAGATTGCGGCGCGGTTGCCCGAGGGCGTGGTGACGCTCGTGCGGCAGCTGCTCGCGTTGGACTTGCAGCCAGCGTATCACGCGGCGGGAGCGGACCGCGTTTATGGCATGACGGTCGCGGGGTGGAACATCCGCTGGCGTGCGACGGCGGAGCGAATCGAGGTCGTCGAAGCGAAGCCGAAAAATTAA
- the thrS gene encoding threonine--tRNA ligase, protein MSMTPLEEIRHSSSHVLATAVLRLFPDAKLDIGPPTDTGFYYDIDLDHKLTQDDLTRLEAEMKKIIEENQSFQRKEVSREEAIEIIKSRGQERYKLGRLADIPEGEKISFYTNGEFSDLCAGTHVRYTKQIKAFKLLSIAGAYHRGDEKNKQLQRIYGTAFASKDELANYLTQLEQAKLRDHRKLGKDLKLFHIDEDVGQGLILWTPAGSIVRQELQSFISTELRRQGYSQVFTPHIGRLALYKTSGHFPYYKDSQFPPIVERDFLDQLVASGCSCAEMANRIEAVSQKFAETINERTGKETITKDRILPDDQLIDGFLLKPMNCPHHIKIFGSQPRSYRDLPVRLAEFGTVYRWEQSGELNGMTRVRGFTQDDAHLFCTEEQVAQEVLGCLSLVKTVLTTLGMSDYRVRVGLRDPDGQKFAGDPAKWDVAEAACRAAAQTLGVPFTEEPGEAAFYGPKIDFVVRDVIGREWQLGTVQVDYVLPVRFGLSYIGADNTAHTPVMIHRAPFGSMERFCGVLIEHFAGDFPLWLAPEQIRIVPISDKVMDFAKTALAEFQAADLRVTLDTHSDKLGAKIRRAELEKVPYVLVVGQKEAELASASLRSRAKGDEGVHKIADLVARFKTEIATRALPEKKPATPAPAANAPKA, encoded by the coding sequence ATGTCCATGACTCCCCTCGAGGAAATCCGCCACTCGTCGTCGCACGTGCTGGCCACTGCCGTCCTGCGTCTCTTCCCCGACGCCAAGCTCGATATCGGACCGCCGACCGACACCGGCTTCTACTACGACATCGATCTCGACCACAAACTCACGCAGGACGATCTCACCCGCCTCGAGGCGGAGATGAAGAAGATCATTGAGGAGAACCAATCCTTCCAGCGGAAGGAAGTCTCCCGCGAGGAAGCCATCGAGATCATCAAGTCGCGCGGCCAGGAACGCTACAAGCTCGGCCGCCTCGCCGACATCCCCGAGGGCGAAAAAATCTCATTCTACACCAACGGCGAATTCTCCGACCTCTGCGCCGGCACACACGTCCGTTACACGAAACAGATCAAAGCCTTCAAGCTGCTCTCCATCGCCGGCGCGTATCACCGCGGCGACGAGAAGAACAAGCAGCTCCAGCGCATCTACGGCACCGCCTTCGCCTCGAAGGACGAGCTCGCCAACTATCTCACGCAGCTCGAACAGGCCAAGCTCCGCGACCACCGCAAGCTCGGCAAGGACCTCAAGCTTTTCCACATCGACGAAGACGTCGGCCAGGGCCTCATCCTCTGGACGCCCGCCGGCTCGATCGTGCGCCAGGAGCTCCAGTCGTTCATCTCCACCGAGCTGCGCCGGCAAGGCTACTCGCAGGTCTTCACGCCGCACATCGGCCGCCTCGCGCTCTACAAGACCTCCGGCCACTTCCCCTACTACAAGGACTCGCAGTTCCCGCCGATCGTCGAACGCGACTTCCTCGACCAGTTGGTCGCCTCCGGCTGCTCCTGCGCCGAGATGGCCAACCGCATCGAAGCCGTCTCGCAGAAATTCGCCGAGACGATCAACGAGCGCACCGGCAAGGAAACGATCACGAAGGACCGCATCCTCCCCGACGACCAGCTCATCGACGGCTTCCTCCTGAAGCCGATGAACTGCCCGCATCACATCAAGATCTTCGGCTCGCAACCGCGCAGCTACCGCGACCTCCCGGTGCGCCTCGCGGAGTTCGGCACCGTCTATCGCTGGGAACAATCCGGCGAACTCAACGGCATGACGCGCGTCCGCGGCTTCACGCAGGACGACGCGCACCTCTTCTGCACCGAGGAGCAAGTCGCCCAGGAAGTCCTCGGCTGCCTCTCGCTCGTGAAGACCGTCCTCACGACGCTCGGCATGTCCGACTACCGCGTGCGCGTCGGCCTGCGCGATCCCGACGGCCAGAAATTCGCCGGCGATCCCGCCAAGTGGGACGTCGCCGAAGCCGCCTGCCGCGCCGCCGCGCAAACGCTCGGCGTCCCCTTCACCGAGGAGCCCGGCGAAGCCGCGTTCTACGGCCCGAAGATCGACTTCGTCGTCCGCGACGTCATCGGCCGCGAGTGGCAGCTCGGCACCGTGCAGGTCGACTACGTGCTCCCCGTGCGTTTCGGCCTCAGCTACATCGGCGCCGACAACACCGCGCACACGCCCGTCATGATCCACCGCGCGCCGTTCGGCTCGATGGAGCGCTTCTGCGGCGTGCTCATCGAGCACTTCGCCGGCGACTTCCCGCTCTGGCTCGCGCCCGAGCAAATCCGCATCGTGCCGATTTCCGACAAGGTGATGGATTTCGCCAAGACCGCGCTCGCCGAGTTCCAGGCGGCCGACCTCCGCGTCACGCTCGACACGCACTCCGACAAGCTCGGCGCCAAGATCCGCCGCGCCGAGTTGGAAAAAGTGCCCTACGTGCTCGTCGTCGGACAGAAGGAAGCCGAACTCGCCAGCGCCTCGCTCCGCAGCCGCGCCAAGGGCGACGAAGGCGTCCACAAGATCGCCGACCTCGTCGCGCGCTTCAAAACCGAGATCGCCACCCGCGCCCTCCCGGAAAAGAAGCCCGCCACGCCGGCGCCGGCCGCGAACGCACCGAAAGCCTGA
- a CDS encoding GNAT family N-acetyltransferase: MSEANRIDIRPATADDIPALVDLMADFYAESAFPLDRDWAARSFAALFADPARNAAWLASLDGQPIGHTVLCSRHSMEFGGLDGSIDDLYVIPAARRRGVGRALLDRLVAHARALGVLALHVEVAPDNTAAQALYAALGLQLTPDRQLLVTRL; the protein is encoded by the coding sequence GTGAGCGAAGCGAACCGCATCGACATCCGCCCCGCCACCGCCGACGACATCCCGGCGCTCGTGGATCTCATGGCGGATTTCTACGCCGAGTCCGCGTTCCCGCTCGACCGCGACTGGGCTGCGCGCAGCTTCGCGGCCTTGTTCGCCGACCCTGCGCGCAACGCCGCCTGGCTCGCGTCTCTCGATGGCCAGCCGATCGGACACACCGTCCTCTGCTCCCGCCACAGCATGGAATTCGGCGGCCTCGACGGCTCGATCGACGACCTTTACGTCATCCCGGCCGCTCGCCGCCGCGGCGTCGGCCGCGCCTTGCTCGACCGCCTCGTCGCTCACGCCCGCGCCCTCGGAGTTCTCGCGCTGCACGTCGAAGTCGCCCCCGATAACACGGCTGCCCAAGCTCTCTACGCCGCCCTCGGCCTCCAGCTTACGCCCGACCGCCAGCTCCTCGTCACCCGACTCTGA
- a CDS encoding tetratricopeptide repeat protein → METPADLPAWKEELDAIVGARAHGQFNQLLPRLQDFDTRHPNVAEIAYQIAWTCDTLGRHESAVPAYEKAIALGLPPNELSNAYVGLGSTLRALGQLDRSAEVLRTGKLQFPDNREFDAFLSLTLHAQGKHAEALALVIETLVNTTEDPGLTAYGRALRHAAAKLA, encoded by the coding sequence ATGGAAACGCCAGCCGATCTCCCCGCGTGGAAAGAAGAACTCGACGCCATCGTCGGAGCCCGCGCGCACGGGCAATTCAATCAACTCCTCCCACGCCTGCAGGATTTCGACACGCGCCATCCGAACGTCGCCGAGATCGCCTACCAGATCGCGTGGACGTGCGACACGCTCGGCCGCCACGAATCGGCCGTGCCCGCCTACGAGAAAGCCATCGCCCTCGGCTTGCCGCCCAACGAACTCTCCAACGCCTACGTCGGCCTCGGCTCCACGCTGCGCGCCTTGGGCCAGCTCGACCGTTCCGCGGAGGTTCTCCGCACCGGCAAACTTCAATTCCCCGACAACCGCGAATTCGACGCCTTCCTCTCCCTGACGTTGCATGCGCAGGGCAAGCACGCCGAAGCCCTCGCCCTCGTAATCGAGACGCTCGTCAACACGACCGAAGACCCCGGCCTCACCGCCTACGGCCGCGCCCTCCGCCACGCCGCCGCGAAATTGGCCTGA
- a CDS encoding aldehyde dehydrogenase (NADP(+)), which translates to MKPDGGNLIGFGSSGPGGAVFKAFNPATGAQLEPGFASATIEDVERAVQLATEAAPVWAKLPGAKRNEFLRRIADSLEAKSADLVARAMLETGLPEARLKGEVARSAGQLRLYGEAAAKGDWLDARIETAQPQRQPLPKPDHRSMWRAIGPVVVFGSSNFPFAYSVAGGDTASAFAAGCPVIVKAHPAHPGTSELVGRLVLHAVRDCGLPEGTFSLLFDAGFEVGQALVKHPVVKAVGFTGSLKGGRALADLAAARPEPIPVYAEMGSINPVFLLPGAIAERRAAIVEGLYTSSLAGVGQFCTNPGLVVLQRSAEAEQFVKELAARLAATLEGVMLTPGIKNAFVTGTTVRATQPGVRVIARGNASSVCSAAPVWFETEAKFFVGNHALSEEIFGPSSLVVWCKDRAEMLVVARSLEGSLTASLHAGAGEAMTAEQAELVELLAAKAGRVILNGYPTGLEVSHAIVHAGPYPATSDGGRSTSVGTRALNRWARQVCYQGFADELLPLELQNANPLGLRRLVNGEWCTGAVRA; encoded by the coding sequence ATGAAACCCGACGGCGGCAACCTGATCGGTTTTGGTTCGAGCGGTCCCGGCGGGGCCGTCTTCAAGGCGTTCAACCCTGCGACCGGCGCGCAGCTCGAGCCCGGTTTTGCCTCGGCGACGATTGAGGACGTCGAGCGCGCGGTGCAGCTAGCGACCGAAGCGGCGCCGGTGTGGGCCAAGTTGCCCGGCGCGAAACGGAATGAGTTTCTGCGGCGCATCGCGGACAGCCTCGAAGCGAAGTCCGCCGACCTCGTCGCGCGGGCGATGCTCGAAACGGGCTTGCCCGAAGCGCGCCTGAAGGGCGAGGTCGCGCGCTCGGCCGGCCAGCTGCGCCTTTACGGCGAGGCGGCGGCGAAGGGCGACTGGCTCGACGCGCGCATCGAGACGGCGCAGCCGCAGCGGCAGCCGCTGCCGAAGCCCGACCATCGCTCGATGTGGCGCGCGATTGGCCCCGTGGTGGTGTTCGGCTCGAGCAATTTCCCCTTCGCCTACTCGGTGGCCGGCGGCGATACGGCGTCGGCATTCGCGGCGGGCTGCCCGGTGATCGTGAAGGCGCATCCGGCGCACCCGGGCACGAGCGAACTCGTGGGCCGGCTCGTGCTGCACGCCGTGCGCGACTGCGGGTTACCCGAGGGGACGTTTTCGTTGCTCTTCGACGCGGGTTTCGAAGTCGGGCAGGCGCTGGTGAAGCACCCGGTCGTGAAGGCGGTGGGTTTCACCGGCTCGCTCAAGGGCGGTCGCGCGCTGGCGGATCTCGCGGCGGCGCGGCCGGAGCCGATTCCGGTCTACGCGGAGATGGGCAGCATCAATCCGGTATTCCTGCTCCCGGGCGCGATTGCTGAACGACGCGCGGCGATCGTCGAGGGACTCTACACGTCGTCGCTCGCAGGGGTCGGTCAGTTTTGCACGAATCCCGGCTTGGTGGTGTTGCAGCGGTCGGCGGAGGCAGAACAGTTCGTGAAGGAACTGGCGGCGCGGCTCGCGGCGACGCTCGAGGGCGTGATGCTCACGCCAGGAATAAAGAACGCGTTCGTCACCGGCACGACGGTGCGTGCGACGCAGCCGGGTGTGCGCGTGATCGCGCGCGGCAACGCGTCGTCGGTGTGCTCGGCGGCGCCGGTGTGGTTCGAGACCGAGGCGAAGTTCTTTGTCGGAAATCACGCGCTGTCGGAGGAAATTTTCGGACCGAGTTCGCTGGTGGTCTGGTGCAAGGATCGCGCGGAAATGCTCGTGGTGGCGCGCTCGCTCGAAGGCTCGCTCACGGCGTCGTTGCACGCGGGGGCGGGCGAGGCGATGACAGCGGAACAGGCGGAGCTGGTGGAGTTGCTCGCGGCCAAGGCCGGGCGCGTGATCCTCAATGGTTATCCGACGGGGTTGGAGGTCAGCCACGCCATCGTGCACGCCGGGCCGTATCCGGCGACGAGCGACGGAGGGCGCAGCACATCGGTCGGCACGCGCGCGCTGAACCGCTGGGCGCGACAGGTGTGTTATCAGGGCTTCGCGGACGAACTGCTGCCGCTGGAACTCCAGAACGCGAACCCGCTCGGTCTGCGCCGGCTGGTGAACGGCGAGTGGTGCACGGGCGCGGTGAGGGCGTAG
- a CDS encoding dihydrodipicolinate synthase family protein — MNWKGVIPAITTNLKADLSVDHDALAAHCRWMIESGCTGIVCCGSLGEAQTLTFDEKIAVVRTAVAAVGERAPVALGIASLTTVEAVAMAKAAQAAGAKGLMVLPPYVYSSDWREMKAHVSAIIAATPLSCMLYNNPPAYKTDFLPEQIAELAAEHPNLRAVKESSGDVRRVTAIRAACGSRLDILVGMDDAIVEGVYAGAVGWIAGLVNAFPEESVALFDFAARGEKTRALALYKWFLPLLKLDTVPKFVQLIKWVQAEVGRGTPHVRPPRLELAGADLEHARAVLAKALEQRPKL, encoded by the coding sequence ATGAACTGGAAAGGTGTCATCCCCGCCATCACCACCAACCTGAAGGCCGATCTGTCGGTCGATCACGACGCGCTTGCGGCTCATTGCCGCTGGATGATCGAGAGCGGATGCACCGGCATCGTGTGCTGCGGTTCGCTCGGCGAGGCGCAGACGCTGACCTTCGACGAGAAAATCGCCGTCGTGCGGACCGCGGTGGCTGCAGTCGGCGAGCGCGCGCCAGTGGCGCTCGGCATCGCGTCGCTGACGACCGTCGAAGCCGTGGCGATGGCGAAGGCGGCGCAGGCCGCCGGTGCGAAGGGCCTGATGGTGTTGCCGCCCTATGTTTACTCGAGCGACTGGCGCGAGATGAAGGCGCACGTGAGCGCGATCATCGCTGCGACGCCGCTCTCGTGCATGCTCTACAACAACCCGCCCGCCTACAAAACCGACTTTCTGCCCGAGCAGATCGCTGAGTTGGCGGCGGAGCACCCGAATCTCCGCGCGGTCAAGGAATCGAGCGGCGACGTCCGTCGCGTGACGGCGATCCGCGCCGCGTGCGGCTCGCGTTTGGACATTCTGGTCGGCATGGACGACGCGATCGTCGAAGGCGTCTACGCCGGCGCGGTCGGTTGGATTGCGGGCCTCGTGAACGCGTTTCCCGAGGAGAGCGTGGCGCTGTTCGACTTCGCGGCGCGCGGCGAAAAGACCCGCGCGTTGGCGCTCTACAAGTGGTTCCTGCCGCTGCTGAAGTTGGATACCGTGCCGAAGTTCGTGCAGCTCATCAAATGGGTGCAGGCGGAAGTCGGGCGTGGCACCCCGCACGTGCGGCCGCCGCGGCTGGAGCTGGCCGGCGCCGACCTTGAACATGCACGCGCCGTGCTGGCGAAGGCGCTGGAACAGAGACCCAAACTTTAG